TGAAAGATAAGACCCTTGCGGATCTTCTGAGCGGTTTTGTGAAGAATCCTTTGCTGCAAAATGTGCTGGCTGCCCAATGGGGATCCCACGGACTCCCTCCCTCCAGACTCTCTGCTTTTTATTATGCCGTTGCCTTCGGGGAGAGTCTCCGTAACGGCTCTTACTACGTCAAGCCTCGTTGTCAGGCGCTGAGTGACGCCTTGGCAGGCGCCATCGAATCTTCCGGCGGAAAAGTAGTCTATGGTGCGCTCGCAGAGAAGATCATGGTCAAAGATGGGGCCGTCGTAGGAGTTGCGCTGGCCGACAGGAAAACACTTCCGGCCCGCACAGTGGTGAGTAATGGCAGCGCCCTTGTTACATTAAAGAAAATGCTGCCACGCGGCAGCCTGCCGTTACCCTACTTGAAGAAACTCGAGGAGTACCGGCCGAGCATCTCCATGTTCATTGTCTGGCTGGGTCTGAACAAGGAGTTGAGGGAGAAGTTCAGGGGCTACCGATACACGGTCGTGTCAGGCCAGGGGCCGGAAGCCGACTATCGGTATTCTCTCCAGGGCGATGTGGAAAGAGGAAGTTTTGGAATCACCTTCTACGACAGCCTCTTTGAAGGCTACTCAAAGCCCGGGACATCAACACTTCATCTCTCTTTCCTGAGCGGCTACGAACCGTGGCGCAAATTTGAAACCGATTACCGGGCAAAGCGTAAGCAGGCCTATAACAGGGAAAAAGAGAGATGGACTGCTGTCCTCATCGAGAGGGCGGAAAAAGAGCTGATCCCCGGGCTATCCTCCATGATAGAGGAGAAAGAATCAGCCACACCCCTTACCTGTTGGCATTTCACACGCAATACCGAAGGGAGCATTTACGGATTTGAACAGGCCTTGAACAATAGCTACATGAACAGGATCGACAACCGGACTCCCGTAAAAGGGCTTTACCTAGCCGGTGCCTGGGGGAATCCCGGTGGCGGTTACTCAGGGGTGTTGAAGAGCGGTCGGATGACATTTGGGAAGATAATGGAGGACTGGAGGGGATAGAACAATCAGAACCTGATCGGCAACAAAGGCCGTTGCCTCCCGGTTATGCAGGCGTCAGCCGCAAATCAGACGAGATTGGAGGTACGAGACGGATGAACGTTATAATACGCAATGAGGCCGAGTCGGACATTGAAGTGATTTCGGGGGTTACTAAAGCAGCTTTTGAAACTCTCGCAATTAGCAATCATACAGAGCAGTTCATTGTTAAGGCATTGCGAGATGCAAAGGCCCTTACGATTTCGCTTGTAGCGGAGATCGACAATAAAATGGTAGGTCACATAGCTTTCTCGCCAGCAACTATTTCCGATGGCAGCCGTGATTGGTACGGTCTCGGCCCCATCCCTGTCCTGCCGGAATTGCACAGGCAGGGTATTGGAAAGGAGCTGATGCGAGCAGGCTTGTCCTGTCTGAAAGCGTTGGGTGCAAAAGCTTGCGTGCTCGTGGGGGACCCGGGCTATTACGAACGGTTCGGATTCCGAAGTCCTTCGAATCTCGTTATAGACGGCGTTCCGCAACAGTATTTTCTCGCATTGCCGTTTGAAGGAAGCAAAGCCGCTGGAACCATGACCTTTCACCAAGGCTTCAATGCGAAGGACTGACGCGACGCCGCAGCCGACCCTCTGAAACGCCGGCTCCCACCGAGTCTTGTGCGGCGCGTCTGTCCTCACAGGTGGACCGGGAGACTTGCCCATTGAGGGTAGAGTATACGATAGAATATGGTGTATGCTTGGTTACTACCTGCAAGGGATTCAGCGGTGTCGTTGCGACAGTCCCGATGAGCAGGTTGCCCTTATCAGGGTCAGAACGGTCAAGGGAATCACAGTGACATCAGGACGAATAGCAGCAGGAATTTTTTTCCTGGCGGCAAGTCTTCTCCTGGTCGTGCAGGCGCAGGGTCAACCCTGTGAGCAGGTGGTTGCCGCACTCAATGCCCGACTCTCGCCCGGGATCGACCAACAGGAGCTGGTCGACGTGCTCCGCCTCCTCGACAGCACAAATAACGCGAGGCTTCCTTCCAAATTTGTGACGAAGCGAGAAGCCCGGTCATTGGGGTGGACACCCGGGAAGGACTTATGGTCAGTCAGCGCGCTCCGGGGCTCAAGTATCGGTGGCGATCGGTTCAATAATCTGGAGGGGCGGCTGCCTGATAAGAAGTGGCGCGAAGCAGACCTCGATTACAAGGGCGGACACCGGGGTGTTAAGCGTCTTATCTTTTCGCAGGACGGGAAGCGTTTTGTGACCGTAGATCACTACAAGACATTCGCGAAGGTTCCGGCTTGTCGCTGAAGCGGTTCTCTCTGAAGGGAGAGACGATACATTCGCTCGAAGATCTCTACGACCGGCTCTCAAGCCAACTAGGGTTGCCGGAACATTTCGGCCGCAATCTCGACGCGCTCTGGGATGTCCTTTCGGCTGA
Above is a window of Syntrophorhabdales bacterium DNA encoding:
- a CDS encoding FAD-dependent oxidoreductase, yielding MRHDPISRRSFLRVSAVTAAAVGLDWNSIAAYASAVKPKTDYPTVIIGAGLGGLCCGAYLSRFGFPVTVVEQHSIPGGYATSFDRSGGKFTFEVSLKATCIHNNSTAQILRELGVLEKLQLVELPEVVRIKGSDFEIGVRSRDPQALIAGLSERFPEEKDGIQRVVHEMIGIAEESQRTAQEKEKRDKTSAGDFPIRYPRMWNVKDKTLADLLSGFVKNPLLQNVLAAQWGSHGLPPSRLSAFYYAVAFGESLRNGSYYVKPRCQALSDALAGAIESSGGKVVYGALAEKIMVKDGAVVGVALADRKTLPARTVVSNGSALVTLKKMLPRGSLPLPYLKKLEEYRPSISMFIVWLGLNKELREKFRGYRYTVVSGQGPEADYRYSLQGDVERGSFGITFYDSLFEGYSKPGTSTLHLSFLSGYEPWRKFETDYRAKRKQAYNREKERWTAVLIERAEKELIPGLSSMIEEKESATPLTCWHFTRNTEGSIYGFEQALNNSYMNRIDNRTPVKGLYLAGAWGNPGGGYSGVLKSGRMTFGKIMEDWRG
- a CDS encoding N-acetyltransferase translates to MNVIIRNEAESDIEVISGVTKAAFETLAISNHTEQFIVKALRDAKALTISLVAEIDNKMVGHIAFSPATISDGSRDWYGLGPIPVLPELHRQGIGKELMRAGLSCLKALGAKACVLVGDPGYYERFGFRSPSNLVIDGVPQQYFLALPFEGSKAAGTMTFHQGFNAKD
- a CDS encoding ribonuclease domain-containing protein; protein product: MLGYYLQGIQRCRCDSPDEQVALIRVRTVKGITVTSGRIAAGIFFLAASLLLVVQAQGQPCEQVVAALNARLSPGIDQQELVDVLRLLDSTNNARLPSKFVTKREARSLGWTPGKDLWSVSALRGSSIGGDRFNNLEGRLPDKKWREADLDYKGGHRGVKRLIFSQDGKRFVTVDHYKTFAKVPACR
- a CDS encoding barstar family protein, with amino-acid sequence MSLKRFSLKGETIHSLEDLYDRLSSQLGLPEHFGRNLDALWDVLSADVEGPFEIEWSRADDSRKSMGKDFDRALKVFQDVEKERNDFKLKISA